In the Pecten maximus chromosome 5, xPecMax1.1, whole genome shotgun sequence genome, TATAAAGAACCACACGATTTTCACTCTTTTGGGAGCATTTGATATTTCAACCTCTAAAATGAACAAATTCTTCTTCTTGTCTTTGCAAATACTTTTCAATATtgacaaaatgaaatgataaaacTATATAATTACCAGGACATAGAAGAAAGATATCTGagaagaaatgtatatttctacACAGAGGCaaattgtcaataaataataacatctGAAATAATTACCGACATTTGTACTGAGCCATGCTTAAATGAGAGAACATACAAAACACATACTATGAACAGTGtcggatggggggggggggggggggggctaaatTTACGAAGACCGGGATTGAAGAAAGTAAACACGGAACTATTGTTACATTCATGTCTAGGTAATGATAATAGTGTAATGAAAAGTactgattttaatttgaaattgaacaGTTACGTAATGTCTCTTGAGCTGTCAACTTTGACACATGTTGTGGAAAAGTTTGGAAATACCGAATCGACATATGTGGTATAAAATCTATTTTATCAACACATTCTTTGGATTTCAATATCCTACTGAGCCCTTCAAATAATTACCATAATCCATGTCTTTGTCCATGGAAACAATACTTACCTTATTTGTTGGTACAGATCGTAATCTCTTGAAAATTGTTTGGATATCTGACTTCGACGGCTGATCTGCCATTTTGGTGACGTTTTCTTATGAGTCACATGATCGCCCAGGTACACGGAACGGAGTCAATATTATGCTGACATTTCATTGGCCATTATTCCACGAGTAACTAGTACAAACAATATGGCGGCATTTTGCATTTATGGAAAAGTTACAACACTGCTAGATGGGTGGGTATATTCAACATTGCTACGGTGGCAGAGCTTTGCAAAATTTAATATGCACGCATAAAGGTGTCTGAGCGCCGAAGGAATCAATATGATGTCGATATGGCCGGTCTGCCCCCACTCCTACCCTCCCCAAAAAATACTTCCTGTGTGCGGAGATTATTTTTAAAACGAATTCAGTGTGATTTTCATAATACATAAGACTTTTTTTCGGAATAAAAGACGTGAAACACAATAATATGTACAGTACCTTTACTATTTGCATTAGCCAATTGTGTAAATTAATGAGTTCACCATTGTCGATAACAAGATGCTCTTTAGCGATTTACACATTTTTCGGTCACTCAAATCTTCAATATGGTGATTATCAAAAAGAACTTTATACAACATCATTTTTCTGGGTTTTTTAACCATCAGTCATATGATCATAATTGATATGTAAAGGACttaatatatgtatggttccTCTCAGAAGGTACATTATCAAATTTTGGAAAAAAGACTAACAATTAAAATTGCAGTGAAACTCAGACCTAATGGACGTACATCCCAACTCTATACAGTTGCTCTAATCATTTGAGCTATACCTGACCACCAAGGTTCAGCCCAGTCCACTTTCTGTCCCACTACACtcctccctccttcaacaaaTGTTTTTACCCCAAAGACACACACAAGACCATAAATTCCACCTCAGTGGTTATTTAGTTGGGAGCCAAAAGTAACAGGAGTGGATATGCAATGGCCAGACCAGGATTTGAACCTGGGACCAGGTCATTACCCTTGTCTTTTTTATAGCAATttaatttcagaagtcaaatcactcTCTCAGAAGGTTCTAAATGGACAACACATACATCAAATAGACACGTATGTCCTTTCATCTCAAGAGTCGGATCTCATTTTGGGGTGTCGAAAACATACTGTCAAGGGTCCACTGGATGCATGCCCTGCAGGACCTCCAAATTCTAGACGAACCATGCATATAAGCCTGGTCCATTTAATGAATCCAACTGTGTGCTTCATAAAGACAATTACATTGGaaatacaacaataataataatattattaatttgaAGTTTGTATATCCCATTTACCACAGCAAGATATAGAGATTAATAGCCATCTCAAAGCGATTCACAAATTATAATCCTGGGTTATTGGGCCTTTATAATTAGtaaccagccaatgtctttctcaactaCCTTGAGAgcatacagccggagctgccattttaaggctaacagcttacacacaaCATTTCTTTCGCTGCTCTACCACATACAAATTTACAGTTGAGTGGACTTGAGTACAGCAGAGTAAAGTATTGCATTCAAGGACTTtaatgtttaacgtcctattaacagtcagggtcatttaaggacctcCTGGTTTTGGAggatggaggaaagccagaacactcaccggcctatggtcagttcctgcaggcaactgccccacgtagcTTTCGAAcccacaacccagaggtggagggctagggataaagtgtcgggacaccttaaccacttggaTACTGCAGCCCCAATAAAGGACAATGATCAGTCAATGTCTATACTGCATTCTACCAAAAGATCACTGTGCCTCCAACAATAAAGTACTCGTAAATGAAATAACAcatagaaaatagaaaatacaaCGACATATATGTAAAGATACATTCTTAAAAATAACAACCACAATTTACATGAAGTATTGGCACAGCGGTTACACACTTGTCTGCCTTTTTACAGTAATAAGACCAGGGTTAGATTCCTCTATTCGGACATGAAATTGGTATTGGGGGTTACCTGACCATATTGATTTTCTCCTTGTGTtttccagtttcctcccacatttgTCTCCTCACTCACTTACAATCGGAGCCAATAATGATTactaatataaaattataactTGTTATGCTGTATTGTTCTAAAATACATTAAgttataacatttttatattttataggtGTGTGGACTGTCTGGTGGGTAATCTGTCTACCAGGGTGGATGGTATAGAGATGTTGCCAGGCAACCTCAAGGACAAATGCCTTTATCTAATGTCAAAACGAGGCTCTGTCACAGACACAAACATATCaaaggtttgtttttattattttgaaatcaacTCATGCATGCACTtctagaaataaaaaaaaaggtttcaaAACTGACAATTCTTTATTGTGCAAAAACATACAATTGGATTAATTAGATAGCAGGTTAAGCCTATATACTACATCAACTTTTCAGGTTATGAACAAAAGAGACGAAATTTAGGTTAATAGAACAGATTAAAGTAAATAATGCTATAAATATGTTCATAGATTGGTCAATGATAAGCAGTACGTTATACTGGTTAAGGGAGGTAATAACTTCTATTATATTTACTTGTTcatatatcacacacattatTTGTATGCAgcgtatatataatataaatataaaggtgttGATTTCATGAATGAATAAATACCAGATtataccttgaccttcaatgGGCAATATTTtccattgtatggcactgccactatataaccctaccaattcagttgcgagttcaccagcttatgaactgccaactgaaatttgaatttgaaaatttcaaaaaaaaaaaatatatataagcattgaacggctttcagttggcattcatattgactatgaatgccaactgaaagccgttcaatgcttaaatgtaatgtaatatgGAAATTTACGCAATGGGGCGAGGGGATTAACACCAAATGCATAAAGGCCCTCCGACAATGAAAATTCTCCCCCCCACACATATTTTGtgatttatattgtatttatggaacagatgaaaaagaaaaaaatttgcGGAAATAAACCTCACACATAATTAAGCTATCAAAATTAAGGAAACCATAAATTAAACCCCTACTGAAAAAACTATACTGTAAATCAGTCGACTTTGTTTTACTGTGAAATTGTCACACTGTAAACATTCATACactaaacaaatatatattcattggATCCAAAGCTTCAAATTTTCTGTAACAGATGAAAATTAATgttagaaaatttgtttttgtacatctttggtcagtgtcacagttgataatattttgaaaagtagTTCCTGATGGATAATAGCATAATACCATTTAGAATATTCATCCCAAGAATTAATCAGCAAATCTTAATACCATACTCCACCTAATAAGCACACTTTGTacttataaaaacaaaaaaggggTGTACATGATAAAACTAGTGTTCAGGGAAAGTTTTCAAGGGAAATCTGggtggaaaaaaaacaaaaaaaaatttccattaagatattttttatgtaacaaaaaaaattcaCAGCCTTGggttaaaaaaaagaaaactacaCTGGTACAATCCAACACGGTAATGATTTCAGAATTCTTTTGGGGTTTCTCTCAAGCTATTTCTTTAAAACGAAAGTTTTTATGCTCGTTTGTTATCCTGTATTTTCAGTTATTTTACTGTACtcagaaagttttttttctctgtaGGTTTTACATGAAAACCTGAAAGTGTTGGACCTGAGTGAATGTGAAGTTTCTGATACTGGGTTGCAGCATCTCACAAAATGTTCACAATTGAAAAAGTTAGATCTCAACTCGGCAAAACTGTCCCGTAGTGAGATAACATCTGAAGGTAGTTACAATGTTCAATATTATTCATTTAATTGCAGTTGATGAAAGAATTGGATATTATTGATCATTATAGACAGAATTTCACAAAGAATTGAAATTTATTTGTGATCATCTAGTTTTTACTCATCTGGTCTGAAGGATTGGTGATCGAGCTAATGGCGGGCCATCCATCTtctaatattgaaaaatattattgCATTACAGCACAATGTTCATGATGTGATTAAagtgcaatctgtcataccctagaggttgacagagatatcacacttgaggaggtgacagagatatcacaccctggTTGGagaagggagggggggggggggggggggggggggggacaaaataattttgaataagTAAAAAATATTGGAAACAAATATGTGAATGATAATGGAGAAAACATTAATCAATGAAGAATTGATTTACAGGTATAGTAAATGTGGCACAAGCATGTGCACAGCTTCAGACAGTCTACCTACGGCGGTGTATCAACCTTACAGACGACGCAGTTATTGCCCTATCCACTTCCTGTCCGCAGCTCCGCCTACTCAACATCGGGGGATGTCATCAGCTCACGGACCAGTCACTTCTGTCGCTGGGACAAAACTCACACTTTCTCAAAAGTATCAACTTCTCAAAGACAAAAGTAATATGTCATGTTTGCAATAATAAGCTTTGTGTTTGTCAAATTTCATCACAAGTGATTcttaaaataaatctttaacaTCAAGTTTTGAAATGAACAGTTGGTAGTAAcgacttttaaaaatattgttaacaTTATAGTGTTAAGATAATTAGAAATATTAATTGAAAATCATGTTACGTATCTCTTATTCCTTCAAACTGTTGATTTTAAACTTGATTTTATAGAATTTAAATAACTTGTGATGAAATTTGTTTTAGGGGTTTAAAGTCCTAGctcacaacagccagggtcatatgaggacagggaTAAAATTTGTACTGCCCCCGGTAgcaaattattgaaatattttctcctatatattttgatacaaaatgaAGATACTGTACATAATCCTTTACATAATCCTGTGCAAGTTAACATTTGTCTGTCAGTATCATACAAATAGATACTTGAACACTGTGTACCATATACCAATACATGCATTATACATAGATTTGCCATGGTGCGGTTGGCCATCGTCTGTctgagccccactcgatttgcacccTTCTCGGAAGAGAAGCCTTCTTAGAAGATCACATTCTGTTATATGTTTATCGAGTAAACTGGAAGAatataacccaaaacaaacaagtttttaagttttctcaaacactatgacacaaaTACATGCAAGTTTGTGTCATAAATCCTTTTCTAGTGAAAgtcatcactcgcacacttaaacatggtcgccgccatcttggaagataaatcttccagcttcgagacggaagaggtagaagatctttcagaagcagaagagctacaaatcgagtgaccggaagatatattctaggagaagagtgcaaatcggGTGGGGCTCTGGTTTCAATATTTTCTCCAATGTTTTCTCAAAAACTATACAGCTTAGAATcatgatatttgtttatatgttcCGTGGATGGAGTGCCGCTAAGTTTgcaaaaagaaatgaccttgacccatattcaaggtcataggggtcaaatttgttaaaacattcaaacaacTTTTCTCATAAACGAAAAAGCCTTAAATCATATTTGGCTGCTAGGTTCCTGGGATGAAGCCCcacaaattttgtgaaaataaatgaccttgacccatattccAAGATCACTGGggttaaatttgttaaaacattcaaacaacttctcaaaaacaaaaaaggcctataatcatgatatttggcttTTAGGTTCTTGGGATGGGACTGTCctacaaaattttcaaaaagaaaatgtccTTGACCCGcattt is a window encoding:
- the LOC117326988 gene encoding protein AMN1 homolog; amino-acid sequence: MAAFCIYGKVTTLLDGCVDCLVGNLSTRVDGIEMLPGNLKDKCLYLMSKRGSVTDTNISKVLHENLKVLDLSECEVSDTGLQHLTKCSQLKKLDLNSAKLSRSEITSEGIVNVAQACAQLQTVYLRRCINLTDDAVIALSTSCPQLRLLNIGGCHQLTDQSLLSLGQNSHFLKSINFSKTKVTDNGVIGLVTGNCSKTLKEVHMDGCVNLTDEAVEGVLQFCPQISILLFHGCPKITEQSRQALEQLTLDRKTPMKQVTWTIY